The following proteins are co-located in the Nitrospira sp. genome:
- a CDS encoding lytic transglycosylase domain-containing protein, whose translation MKAVLRSPPTLRAILIVSGLLLLWLGANWAYHAFNKPTEVLFPLDHALNKTPADTWKEYGPLFREHATAVITPELLAALAQTEGAGNPVARTYWRWHLSWNPFEWYQPASSAVGMYQITDGTFEQARRYCIHDHAVVEDGPWHDLNACWFNRFYSRVVPSHAIELTAAQLDRAVARALGHRQSGTATLRQKQDLAALIHLCGAGAGQDYARRGLRLTPHQRCGDHDVQTYLTRIALLKSQFATLAAGGPKTFRQRR comes from the coding sequence ATGAAGGCGGTGCTCCGCTCACCGCCGACGCTGCGCGCCATCCTCATCGTCTCAGGCCTGCTGCTGCTCTGGCTGGGCGCGAACTGGGCCTATCACGCGTTCAACAAGCCGACGGAAGTCCTCTTTCCCCTGGACCACGCGTTGAACAAAACTCCGGCGGATACCTGGAAGGAATACGGCCCGCTCTTCCGCGAGCATGCGACCGCCGTCATCACGCCGGAGCTGCTGGCGGCGCTGGCGCAGACGGAGGGCGCGGGCAATCCGGTGGCGCGCACCTACTGGCGCTGGCACCTCTCATGGAATCCCTTTGAGTGGTATCAGCCGGCGTCGAGCGCGGTGGGCATGTACCAGATCACCGACGGGACCTTTGAACAGGCCCGGCGCTACTGCATCCATGACCATGCGGTGGTGGAAGACGGCCCCTGGCACGACCTGAACGCCTGCTGGTTCAACCGCTTCTACTCGCGGGTGGTTCCGAGCCATGCCATCGAGCTGACGGCGGCGCAGCTGGATCGCGCGGTCGCCCGCGCGCTCGGGCACCGGCAGAGCGGCACGGCGACGCTGCGGCAGAAACAGGATCTGGCGGCGCTCATTCACCTCTGCGGCGCGGGCGCGGGCCAGGACTACGCCAGGCGCGGGTTGCGGCTCACGCCCCATCAGCGCTGCGGCGACCACGACGTGCAGACCTACCTGACCAGAATCGCGCTGCTCAAAAGCCAGTTTGCCACGCTGGCGGCAGGAGGGCCGAAGACGTTCCGGCAGCGGCGATGA
- a CDS encoding serine hydrolase domain-containing protein, whose protein sequence is MQHSTILTICLSFAISLLAGCGSSGSEAPPAPGPVTGPSCSVAQLEGAMDSTLAQTTSDVDFSFSVERQDGRRYSYNRGGSTLLTSYESASTSKLVSAVIILRLVEQGYLNLSDRPQDRIPAWPIGSGNSLYGMTLAQLLSFTSGLTTEPPCQNFGGSNFETCVINIANTNIANGLTPGQQFYYASTHLQVAGLMAIKARGVATWQDVFTEFTTQTGLFPNSTYDLPSATNPRLAGGMHWTGEDYMAFLKALKNGALLNSTSMGQLLADHTAAATMTYSPALVGLGEDWHYGFGLWQECQSATFNCTAGTRVSSPGAYGAYPFWDRSNGYFGIVARQGALGTFPNGIAIERAVRPNVEQWLACP, encoded by the coding sequence ATGCAACACTCTACGATCCTGACCATCTGCCTCTCGTTTGCCATCAGTCTCCTGGCCGGCTGCGGCAGCAGCGGATCGGAGGCCCCTCCCGCACCAGGCCCAGTCACCGGGCCCTCCTGTTCGGTCGCGCAGCTTGAAGGGGCGATGGATAGCACGCTGGCCCAGACCACGTCGGACGTGGACTTCTCCTTTTCGGTGGAACGGCAGGATGGCCGCCGCTACAGCTACAACCGGGGCGGCTCCACGCTGCTCACCTCCTATGAATCGGCCTCAACATCGAAATTGGTCTCAGCAGTCATCATTCTGCGGCTGGTGGAGCAGGGGTATTTGAATCTGTCGGACCGGCCGCAGGATCGTATCCCCGCCTGGCCTATCGGCAGCGGCAACAGTCTCTACGGCATGACACTGGCGCAATTATTGAGCTTCACCTCCGGCCTGACGACCGAGCCGCCTTGCCAGAACTTCGGAGGATCGAATTTTGAGACCTGCGTGATCAACATCGCCAACACCAACATCGCAAACGGCCTGACACCCGGACAACAGTTCTATTACGCCAGCACCCATCTGCAAGTGGCAGGACTCATGGCCATCAAGGCGCGAGGCGTCGCGACCTGGCAGGATGTCTTCACGGAATTCACAACGCAAACTGGCCTCTTCCCCAACTCGACCTATGACCTGCCCTCTGCCACCAATCCCCGCCTGGCCGGCGGCATGCACTGGACCGGCGAGGACTATATGGCTTTTCTGAAGGCGCTGAAAAACGGTGCGCTGCTGAACAGTACATCGATGGGGCAGCTGCTGGCGGATCACACCGCCGCCGCCACGATGACCTATTCACCGGCCCTGGTCGGGCTGGGCGAAGACTGGCACTATGGATTCGGCCTCTGGCAGGAATGTCAGAGCGCCACGTTTAACTGCACGGCCGGCACCAGAGTCTCCAGCCCCGGCGCCTACGGAGCCTATCCGTTCTGGGATCGCAGCAACGGCTATTTCGGCATCGTCGCCCGCCAGGGCGCGCTCGGAACCTTTCCCAACGGCATCGCCATCGAACGAGCCGTCCGGCCCAACGTCGAACAGTGGCTGGCCTGTCCCTAG
- a CDS encoding type II toxin-antitoxin system RelE/ParE family toxin — protein MSEKGILWLGSSRRDLQAFPSDARRLAGFQLRQVQKGLDPMDWKTMPTIGVGVCEMRIHTAVEHRVCYVAKFAEAIYVLHAFEKRTRKTAQRDIDLARQRYQALVAQR, from the coding sequence ATGAGTGAGAAGGGGATCCTGTGGCTGGGGTCATCCCGGCGGGATCTTCAGGCCTTCCCGTCAGATGCCAGGCGCCTGGCTGGGTTTCAGCTTCGTCAGGTCCAGAAGGGCCTGGACCCGATGGATTGGAAAACGATGCCGACGATCGGTGTCGGCGTCTGCGAGATGAGAATTCATACGGCAGTCGAACATCGAGTCTGTTATGTGGCCAAGTTTGCGGAAGCGATCTACGTCCTGCATGCCTTTGAAAAGCGGACAAGGAAAACAGCGCAACGCGATATTGATCTCGCCAGGCAACGCTATCAGGCGCTTGTGGCACAACGCTGA
- a CDS encoding helix-turn-helix transcriptional regulator yields MKVKITPSSGNVFRDLGFGREEAEHLLVRSDLMIQVQKIIASRGLKQKAAAKILGVTQPRVSALLRGRIDLFSTDALIDILARLGAQVRLTVKVRTAA; encoded by the coding sequence ATGAAGGTGAAAATCACGCCGTCCAGCGGAAATGTCTTTCGTGACCTTGGGTTTGGCCGCGAAGAGGCCGAACATTTGCTGGTCCGGTCTGATCTGATGATTCAGGTCCAGAAAATCATCGCGTCACGCGGTCTCAAACAGAAAGCCGCAGCCAAAATACTGGGCGTGACCCAGCCCCGTGTGAGCGCGCTCCTTCGTGGGCGCATCGATTTATTCAGTACGGATGCGTTAATCGATATCCTGGCCAGGCTTGGTGCGCAGGTGCGTCTCACCGTGAAAGTTCGCACTGCGGCATAG
- a CDS encoding protein kinase translates to MTTRTFPHELLEGLTLANDWHVLKRVEKHGTSTGGFFSCGYIAQHKDGKQGYVKALDFFSRLSDHTNPAVALKPYIDAFVFECDLLHRCRDRKLSRVVTALDDGAVTVPGIPPPSTVQYIIFELADGDIRSQLAKADQVDIAWMFRSLHHIALGVEQLHSINVAHQDLKPSNVLVFDDASSSKIADVGRAAARGVEPPHYDLVIPGEQRYAPPELLYGSAPSSWEARRMGCDAYLLGSMISSFFTTLSMTQLIQMTLDERFHWLNWHGTYEEVLPYLRAAFADALDYSAHEFPAEFRSELREALSQLCDPDPSLRGHPRDRSMKFGNPFSLQRYVSLFNLLASRAEIGLRT, encoded by the coding sequence ATGACAACCAGAACATTTCCCCATGAACTCTTAGAGGGCTTGACTCTTGCCAATGATTGGCATGTCCTAAAAAGAGTGGAAAAGCATGGGACCAGCACAGGAGGCTTCTTCTCTTGTGGATATATTGCCCAGCACAAAGATGGGAAACAAGGCTACGTCAAAGCACTGGATTTTTTCTCAAGACTTTCGGACCATACAAATCCAGCAGTAGCCCTAAAACCATATATTGACGCGTTTGTGTTTGAATGTGACCTATTACACAGATGCAGAGATAGAAAGCTATCCCGAGTTGTGACAGCCTTGGATGATGGGGCCGTTACTGTACCAGGAATTCCTCCTCCATCTACGGTCCAGTACATAATATTCGAACTTGCTGATGGGGATATTCGCTCACAACTTGCGAAGGCAGACCAGGTTGATATCGCATGGATGTTTCGATCACTACACCATATTGCATTAGGGGTGGAACAGCTTCACTCGATAAATGTAGCGCATCAAGACCTCAAACCGTCTAATGTTTTGGTCTTCGATGATGCCTCATCTTCAAAGATAGCCGATGTCGGTCGGGCTGCTGCTCGAGGAGTTGAGCCACCGCATTACGACCTTGTTATTCCAGGTGAGCAGCGCTATGCACCACCCGAGCTTCTCTACGGCTCAGCTCCTAGCTCATGGGAAGCAAGACGGATGGGCTGCGACGCCTACCTTTTGGGAAGTATGATCTCATCTTTTTTTACAACCCTGAGCATGACACAGCTCATTCAAATGACTCTCGATGAGCGATTTCATTGGCTCAACTGGCACGGAACCTACGAAGAAGTGCTTCCATATCTTAGAGCAGCTTTCGCTGACGCACTGGATTATTCAGCACATGAGTTCCCGGCTGAGTTTAGATCAGAGCTACGTGAAGCACTGAGCCAATTATGTGATCCTGATCCATCATTACGAGGCCACCCAAGAGACCGAAGTATGAAATTTGGAAACCCGTTTTCGCTTCAAAGATATGTTTCGCTATTTAACCTATTAGCGAGTAGAGCCGAAATTGGGCTCCGAACATAA
- a CDS encoding alpha/beta hydrolase: MTYRGTTPPFRGPDGRVLPDSIAEITYLRLGGLDQWVMIRGRNLTNPILILLHGGPEASIIDLPNILRGCLWSPKLMWDEISAVDLTKTVPVLQMPIFFFIGRHDHVVAGETSAAYFESLSARSKRFVWFEESAHEPAVEEADTFNRAMAEWVLPVVQPLS, encoded by the coding sequence ATGACCTACCGGGGAACGACACCGCCCTTTCGCGGTCCTGATGGCCGGGTCCTGCCTGACAGCATCGCGGAGATTACCTACCTGCGCTTGGGCGGTCTTGATCAATGGGTGATGATCCGTGGCAGGAACCTCACCAACCCGATCTTGATTCTCCTGCATGGCGGGCCGGAAGCCTCCATCATTGATCTCCCCAATATTCTGCGAGGATGCCTCTGGTCTCCGAAACTGATGTGGGATGAAATTTCCGCCGTGGATCTCACCAAGACGGTTCCCGTCTTGCAGATGCCCATCTTTTTCTTCATAGGACGCCATGATCATGTGGTCGCCGGGGAAACCAGCGCCGCCTATTTCGAATCGCTCTCGGCACGTTCGAAGCGGTTCGTCTGGTTTGAGGAGTCCGCCCATGAGCCGGCGGTCGAGGAAGCGGACACGTTCAACCGGGCGATGGCTGAATGGGTGTTGCCGGTGGTGCAGCCATTGTCCTGA
- a CDS encoding medium chain dehydrogenase/reductase family protein, whose protein sequence is MTHTRIIVSHYGGPDALRVIQEECPEPKAGEVRVRVLVAGVSLPDLMMREGIHPETPPLPFTPGWDLVGVVDRLGAGVSGIEPGQRVAALPISGAYAEFICLPPRELVPVPSGLDPAEAVSLVLNYVTAYQMLHHSARVQPGQRVLIHGAAGGVGSALLQLGRLAGLELYGTCSLRGAQTVSDLGGIPIDYEHQDFVTAIHRLTGEGVDAVFDSIGGAHIWQSRKALRSGGRVVAYGLTGSLRGGRLASGRSGGRHRFRAIAVFGLYIAGGWLFPGRKRVVPYSIQWLKRLRPALFRQDLTALLDLLHQQKIKPLIAQRFPLAEARQAHELLGEGGVTGKIVLGGKNE, encoded by the coding sequence ATGACACACACACGTATTATCGTGAGCCACTACGGCGGGCCTGATGCCCTGCGGGTGATTCAAGAAGAGTGTCCTGAGCCGAAGGCCGGTGAAGTGCGGGTGCGAGTGCTGGTTGCGGGTGTGTCCCTGCCCGACTTGATGATGCGCGAGGGCATTCATCCCGAGACGCCCCCGCTGCCCTTCACGCCGGGCTGGGATCTGGTGGGCGTGGTGGACCGGCTTGGCGCCGGTGTCTCCGGAATCGAACCGGGCCAGCGGGTTGCCGCGCTGCCGATCAGCGGCGCCTATGCGGAGTTCATCTGTCTGCCGCCGCGTGAACTGGTTCCAGTGCCGTCTGGGCTGGATCCTGCCGAGGCGGTCAGCCTCGTGCTGAACTATGTGACGGCGTACCAGATGCTGCATCATTCCGCCCGGGTGCAGCCGGGCCAGCGGGTGTTGATTCACGGGGCAGCCGGAGGGGTCGGCTCGGCGCTCTTGCAGCTTGGGCGCCTTGCCGGGCTGGAGCTGTATGGCACCTGTTCATTGCGCGGGGCGCAGACGGTTTCGGATCTGGGCGGCATCCCGATCGATTACGAGCATCAGGATTTCGTGACAGCCATTCACCGCCTCACGGGCGAGGGCGTGGACGCCGTGTTTGACAGCATCGGCGGCGCGCATATCTGGCAGTCCCGCAAAGCGCTTCGTTCTGGCGGGCGGGTGGTGGCCTACGGCCTGACCGGCTCGCTCCGCGGGGGACGATTGGCTTCAGGCCGTTCAGGCGGGCGGCATCGCTTTCGCGCCATCGCGGTCTTCGGGTTGTATATTGCCGGCGGCTGGCTGTTCCCCGGCCGGAAACGGGTGGTGCCCTACAGCATTCAATGGCTTAAACGGCTGAGACCGGCATTGTTTCGGCAGGACTTGACCGCCTTGTTGGATCTCCTTCACCAGCAGAAGATCAAGCCGCTTATCGCGCAACGATTTCCTCTTGCCGAGGCACGACAGGCGCACGAGCTGCTCGGGGAAGGAGGCGTGACGGGCAAGATCGTGCTCGGAGGAAAGAATGAGTGA